A genomic segment from Chitinophagaceae bacterium encodes:
- the paaJ gene encoding phenylacetate-CoA oxygenase subunit PaaJ, with translation MQKQTIDIKQLENRIWQILARITDPEVPVLTILDLGIVREVIADDTGVQVSITPTYSGCPAMDMIATQIRMELLSEGIKKVDIKSILSPAWTTDWMSEAGKQKLKAYGIAPPNQKQQVCQQDLFAANEAIQCPRCNSYHTQRISEFGSTACKALYQCLHCKEPFDYFKCH, from the coding sequence GTGCAAAAGCAAACGATAGATATTAAACAATTGGAAAATAGGATATGGCAAATACTTGCAAGAATTACTGACCCCGAAGTGCCTGTTTTAACCATTCTCGATTTGGGCATTGTAAGAGAAGTTATTGCCGATGATACAGGCGTGCAGGTTTCCATTACACCTACCTATTCTGGTTGCCCTGCAATGGATATGATTGCAACACAAATCCGCATGGAACTTTTGAGCGAAGGCATTAAAAAAGTGGATATTAAAAGTATCCTTTCTCCTGCATGGACAACCGATTGGATGAGCGAAGCCGGAAAACAAAAACTAAAAGCTTATGGCATAGCGCCACCCAATCAAAAGCAACAGGTTTGCCAGCAGGATTTATTTGCAGCAAACGAAGCCATACAATGCCCACGCTGTAACTCATATCATACCCAAAGAATAAGTGAATTTGGGAGCACAGCATGTAAAGCACTGTATCAATGCCTCCACTGTAAAGAACCCTTTGACTATTTTAAATGCCACTAA
- a CDS encoding MgtC/SapB family protein, which yields MELITLYLAEIGQVVFAFVIGAIIGIEREFRSKPAGFRTMILICVGSCLFTILSKESDSGSADRIASNIVTGIGFIGAGVIFKEGISINGITTAALIWVTAALGMAIGFHNYPLTIVVAAIVVIVLFILEPVQRYFERFHKVKDYRIHSSNISPAFRTEIETFFEQNKFGFRCMKASKDRNEAVYLYRVSASDRNYTLVDEYLINHISISGFEV from the coding sequence ATGGAATTAATTACTTTATACCTTGCCGAAATTGGCCAGGTAGTTTTTGCCTTTGTAATAGGTGCCATTATTGGTATTGAAAGGGAATTTAGGAGCAAACCTGCCGGTTTTAGGACCATGATTTTAATTTGTGTGGGCTCCTGCCTTTTTACCATTTTATCAAAAGAATCCGATAGCGGCAGTGCAGACAGGATTGCCAGTAACATTGTAACCGGTATTGGTTTTATAGGCGCCGGGGTAATTTTTAAAGAAGGCATTTCTATAAATGGCATTACTACCGCAGCCTTAATTTGGGTAACGGCAGCTTTAGGTATGGCAATTGGCTTCCATAACTATCCGCTTACCATTGTGGTAGCGGCAATTGTGGTAATTGTATTATTTATTTTAGAACCAGTACAGCGTTATTTTGAACGTTTTCACAAAGTAAAAGATTACCGCATCCACAGTTCTAATATTAGCCCGGCTTTTAGAACAGAAATTGAAACTTTTTTTGAACAAAATAAATTTGGCTTCAGGTGTATGAAGGCATCTAAAGACCGAAACGAAGCAGTTTATCTTTACCGTGTAAGTGCATCGGACAGGAATTATACACTTGTAGATGAATATTTAATAAACCATATTTCTATTTCAGGTTTTGAAGTATAA
- a CDS encoding enoyl-CoA hydratase/isomerase family protein has translation MSSILFETKGNAAYIILNRPDKFNAFNREMALELQRVLDECGKNSTIKAVALSGSGKAFCSGQDISELVGDNAIGIDKILTEHYNPVVCRIRELDKPVIACVNGVAAGAGANIALACDIVVATASASFIQAFSKIGLIPDSGGTFILPRLIGFQKASALMMLGDKIKAEDAERIGMIYKFFSDESFKEESDKIITTIANMPTLGLAYTKQALNQSLQNNFYDQLQLEDKFQRKAAATKDYEEGINAFLEKRVAVFKGE, from the coding sequence ATGTCCTCTATTCTTTTTGAAACTAAAGGCAATGCCGCCTATATTATCCTCAACCGGCCCGATAAATTCAATGCATTTAACCGGGAAATGGCGCTGGAACTTCAGCGAGTACTGGATGAATGTGGAAAAAATTCCACCATCAAAGCCGTTGCCCTTAGCGGCAGCGGAAAAGCTTTTTGTTCCGGCCAGGATATTAGCGAACTGGTAGGTGATAACGCCATTGGAATAGATAAAATTCTTACGGAACATTATAACCCGGTTGTATGCCGCATCCGGGAACTGGACAAACCCGTAATTGCCTGCGTAAATGGCGTTGCAGCCGGCGCTGGCGCAAACATTGCCCTGGCTTGCGATATTGTAGTAGCAACAGCATCTGCAAGTTTTATACAGGCTTTTAGCAAAATTGGATTAATACCCGATAGTGGCGGCACATTTATTTTGCCCAGGCTCATTGGTTTTCAAAAAGCTTCTGCCCTAATGATGCTGGGCGATAAAATTAAAGCAGAAGATGCGGAACGAATAGGTATGATTTATAAATTTTTTAGTGATGAAAGTTTTAAAGAAGAATCGGATAAAATAATAACCACAATTGCCAATATGCCCACCCTGGGATTGGCTTATACCAAACAGGCGCTGAACCAATCGTTACAAAATAATTTTTATGATCAGTTGCAACTCGAAGATAAATTTCAGCGAAAAGCAGCAGCTACAAAAGATTATGAAGAAGGCATCAATGCATTTTTGGAAAAAAGGGTTGCTGTGTTTAAAGGGGAGTAG
- a CDS encoding four helix bundle protein — MKGIIARGSLNETLKQLIDTNNCKYIANARLIYFRSPINEVERLLNGYIH; from the coding sequence ATGAAAGGTATTATTGCCCGGGGCTCATTAAATGAAACCCTTAAACAGTTAATTGATACAAACAATTGTAAGTATATTGCAAATGCAAGGCTCATATATTTTAGAAGCCCAATAAATGAAGTTGAACGATTGTTGAATGGCTATATTCATTAA
- the paaI gene encoding hydroxyphenylacetyl-CoA thioesterase PaaI, producing MMQHDLFSQWLGIEVLEVIEGYSKIKMLVRHEMINGFGIVHGGIAFSLADSCFAFACNNRNVLSVALDTAINFTKPVHIGDMLTAEAKEIHNGKSTGLYHITIQNQNGHIVALFKGTCFRTNKALI from the coding sequence ATGATGCAGCATGATTTATTCAGCCAATGGCTGGGTATTGAAGTGCTGGAGGTTATAGAAGGGTATAGCAAAATTAAAATGCTGGTTCGCCATGAAATGATTAATGGCTTTGGTATTGTGCATGGCGGCATTGCTTTTTCCCTTGCCGATAGTTGCTTTGCCTTTGCTTGCAACAATCGCAATGTATTATCGGTTGCTTTAGATACGGCTATTAATTTTACAAAACCCGTTCATATAGGAGATATGTTAACGGCCGAAGCCAAAGAAATACACAATGGAAAAAGTACGGGGCTTTATCATATTACTATCCAAAACCAAAATGGGCACATTGTAGCACTATTTAAAGGCACTTGTTTTAGAACCAATAAAGCCCTTATATGA
- a CDS encoding transferase hexapeptide repeat family protein: MIYSFKGILPVIHPSSFIHPQAVVTGNVIIGKNVYVGPGAALRGDWGKIIIEDGCNVQENCSLHMFPGVTVLLKEAAHIGHGAVIHGATIGKNCLIGMNAVIMDNVVLGEECIVGALSFIKADEYFEARSLIVGNPAKKIKEVSNEMIDWKTRGTKLYQQLPQDLRDSLKECKPLSELPASRVMGFPEYKPWNESK; encoded by the coding sequence ATGATCTACTCATTTAAAGGAATTTTGCCGGTTATCCATCCTTCTTCATTTATTCATCCGCAGGCTGTGGTTACGGGCAATGTAATTATTGGCAAAAATGTATATGTAGGCCCAGGCGCTGCTTTGCGTGGAGATTGGGGTAAAATTATTATTGAAGATGGATGTAATGTTCAGGAAAATTGTTCGCTTCACATGTTTCCCGGAGTTACCGTGTTGCTCAAAGAAGCGGCGCATATTGGCCATGGCGCTGTAATACATGGCGCAACAATTGGTAAAAATTGTTTGATTGGTATGAACGCTGTAATCATGGATAATGTGGTGCTGGGAGAGGAATGTATTGTGGGCGCTTTGAGTTTTATTAAAGCGGATGAGTATTTTGAAGCAAGAAGTTTGATTGTAGGCAACCCTGCAAAAAAAATAAAGGAAGTAAGCAACGAAATGATTGACTGGAAAACAAGGGGAACAAAACTATACCAGCAGTTACCACAAGATTTAAGGGATAGTTTAAAGGAATGCAAACCTTTGAGTGAATTACCTGCCAGCAGAGTAATGGGTTTCCCGGAGTATAAACCATGGAACGAATCAAAATAA
- the obgE gene encoding GTPase ObgE, producing MEKSNFVDQIKIFCRSGHGGAGSRHFLRNKLTAKGGPDGGDGGRGAHIILKGNTQLWTLLHLRYYKNVLAENGENGSGNNSTGRNGKDIIIEVPLGTIARDADTGELEAEILSDGQEIIWMKGGRGGLGNSNFKTATNQAPEYAQPGEPGVEGIKVLELKVLADVGLVGFPNAGKSTLLSVITAAKPKIADYAFTTLIPQLGMVEYRDGKSFCIADLPGIIEGAAEGKGLGHRFLRHIERNSILLFLIPADSKDHKKEFEILRSELERYNPEMLQKDFIIAISKSDLLDDELRDAISNELPANIPHIFFSAISQKGIMELKDLLWKTLSQKQD from the coding sequence ATGGAGAAATCAAATTTTGTAGACCAGATAAAAATTTTTTGCCGCAGCGGGCATGGTGGTGCAGGGAGCCGTCATTTTTTACGCAACAAGTTAACTGCAAAAGGCGGGCCCGATGGTGGCGATGGTGGAAGGGGCGCCCATATAATTTTAAAAGGCAATACCCAATTATGGACCTTGCTCCATTTGCGTTATTATAAAAATGTACTAGCCGAAAATGGCGAAAACGGCAGTGGCAACAATTCCACCGGCCGAAACGGAAAAGATATTATTATAGAAGTGCCTTTAGGCACTATTGCAAGAGATGCCGATACCGGCGAATTAGAAGCAGAAATTTTAAGCGACGGCCAGGAAATAATTTGGATGAAGGGCGGCCGTGGCGGATTGGGAAACAGCAATTTTAAAACTGCCACCAACCAGGCGCCTGAATACGCACAACCAGGTGAACCCGGCGTTGAAGGAATAAAGGTTTTGGAGTTAAAAGTTTTGGCCGATGTTGGACTAGTGGGTTTTCCCAATGCAGGTAAAAGCACCTTGCTTTCGGTGATTACTGCTGCAAAACCTAAAATAGCCGATTATGCTTTTACAACCCTCATCCCTCAGTTGGGTATGGTAGAATACCGGGATGGAAAAAGCTTTTGTATAGCCGATTTGCCGGGTATTATTGAAGGCGCTGCCGAAGGAAAAGGCCTTGGACACAGGTTTTTAAGGCATATTGAAAGAAATTCTATCCTCCTTTTTTTAATACCTGCAGATAGTAAAGACCATAAGAAAGAATTTGAAATACTGCGTAGCGAACTGGAGCGCTATAACCCGGAAATGCTGCAAAAAGATTTTATAATCGCCATCAGTAAATCCGATTTGCTGGATGACGAACTTAGAGATGCCATATCAAATGAACTTCCGGCAAATATCCCTCATATCTTTTTCTCAGCCATAAGCCAAAAAGGGATTATGGAATTAAAGGATTTGCTTTGGAAAACACTTAGCCAAAAGCAAGATTAA
- a CDS encoding ketoacyl-ACP synthase III: MPQTVIAGIGHYVPQNIITNQQLLKYMDTSDEWIQERTGIKERRYASRTGETTTTMGVEAAKIAIDKAGISAGDVDFIIFATLSPDYYFPGCGVLLQRALKMKEVGALDIRNQCSGFVYALSVADQFIKTGMYKNILLVCSEKHSFGLDFSTRGRNISVIFGDGAAAIVLQPTQENEKGILSTHLHSDGESAEILAMFNPGTHANYWLEQNLADFDDAEVGQMFMSHDMIDKAQNFPNMDGPAVFKKAVVKFPEVIMEALDKNGYKPSDIDLLIPHQANLRISQFVQQKLGLSNDKVFNNIDKYGNTTAASIPLALSEAVEQGRIKKGDLLCMAAFGSGFTWASALVRW, translated from the coding sequence ATGCCACAAACTGTAATAGCAGGTATTGGCCACTATGTTCCCCAAAATATAATTACCAATCAACAGTTGCTGAAGTATATGGATACTTCGGATGAATGGATACAGGAAAGAACCGGTATTAAAGAAAGACGCTATGCCAGCCGCACTGGAGAAACCACCACAACAATGGGCGTTGAAGCGGCTAAAATTGCCATTGATAAAGCAGGTATTTCTGCCGGCGATGTTGACTTTATCATTTTTGCCACACTCAGCCCCGATTATTATTTTCCCGGCTGCGGCGTTTTGCTGCAAAGGGCTTTAAAAATGAAAGAAGTGGGCGCTTTAGATATACGCAACCAATGCAGTGGTTTTGTTTATGCGCTTTCTGTTGCCGACCAGTTTATAAAAACCGGCATGTATAAAAATATTCTTTTGGTGTGCAGTGAAAAACATTCTTTCGGACTGGATTTTAGTACAAGAGGCCGGAATATTTCGGTAATTTTTGGCGATGGCGCAGCAGCTATAGTTTTACAACCTACCCAAGAAAATGAAAAAGGCATATTAAGCACACATTTACACAGCGATGGCGAAAGTGCAGAAATACTGGCCATGTTCAACCCCGGAACCCATGCAAACTATTGGCTGGAACAGAACCTTGCAGATTTTGATGATGCAGAAGTTGGCCAAATGTTTATGAGCCATGACATGATAGATAAAGCGCAAAATTTCCCAAATATGGATGGCCCGGCGGTTTTTAAAAAAGCAGTAGTTAAATTTCCCGAAGTAATTATGGAAGCTTTGGATAAAAACGGGTATAAACCTTCCGATATTGATTTATTAATACCACACCAGGCCAATTTGCGTATTTCCCAGTTTGTGCAGCAAAAGCTGGGCTTAAGTAACGATAAGGTTTTTAATAATATTGATAAATACGGCAATACTACGGCAGCTTCCATTCCTCTTGCACTGAGTGAAGCTGTGGAGCAAGGCAGGATAAAAAAAGGCGATTTGCTTTGTATGGCGGCATTTGGTAGCGGCTTTACATGGGCAAGCGCTTTAGTAAGGTGGTAA